The DNA sequence AAATGCTTGCATATCCTGTCAGACCGCAGGCAACAGTGCGACAGAAACTTGAAGCGACAAAATTAAAGAAAGGGCATTTCATGGACAGGTTAGAACAATTTCTTCTTGAAAAACCAATGGAGCCGCCTGCAAAAAATTGGCTTGAACGATTTGTAAATGAGGGTGATTTTGACTTCAGTAAGTGGAAATTCCCTGAAATACAGCCATCTGATTTGGAAGGAATTAAACTGAACAAACCTAAACGAAAGCCTGACGGTAGTCTTGTATCAGGATGTGGAGATATAAAATGCGAAGCCTCAGATGCTCCTATTATTGCAGAATGCGAGACAAAGAAAAAGATTTCTGTTTCATGGAGTACGGAGCCGAAAAATGTTCAGAATGTAGCCAAATGGCAAGTAGAATTAATCCCCTCAAGAGAGGATTATGACGAAGAAGTAGATTCAGGCGAGTTGCCTCAAGTCAGAAAGAATGCAACGCAAAGAAGTGGACAGCTTTCACTTGATATAGATATTGATAATTTAGGAATAGGGTGGGTACAGGTCAGAGTAACAGGACTTGATGAAAACGGAACTGAAATTGTCAGTGAGAATGGCTCTGTCATTGAAGTCCTGTCTGAAAGGATATATCTTCAGCAGAGTCAGATTGAAGATGTTGAGCCAAAGCATAAACTTAAGGTCGCCCCGAATCTACCATTTGGTTATCTGGAGATTGCCCAAACATATACTGAAAAAGAATGGAGAACTACACCGCAAGGTTGGAAGACCGGAGATATTGATTATTTTAGTGTTTTGGTTGGAGATTCTTCAGTTTGCCGGATTGAAATAAGTAGCATTCTTCATGCTTTTGAGATGAAAAGCCTTAGTTCTTACGAGGGTTTTGGACGATATTCATATAAAGTTGATGACCTTGATAAATTTGATAAAGACAAAATATCCAGCCGACTACCAGATTTTGCAAATTTCCCTTCATGGATATCGGAGGCAGCCGAACGATTCAAAAAACAACGCGAAGTATTATTTAAGCATATCAGGGTACAACAAAATGGAATTGTTGAGACAGCAGACTGGGAATCTGAATTTGCAAAAACAACGCTTTTTAACAGGGCAAGGTTATACGCAGAGGCGTATAGTCAATTATTGGAGACCATTCTTAATGCGAAACAGCAAGCAGTTCAGGAAAGACAGGAGATGCTTCAGTTTTTCCTCTCAATAGATTCTGTAGAGCTTGAAATCTGTTATAACACCGGTAATCAAAAGGCGTTAATCCTTCTCCCGACACATCCGCATAGAATGTTATGGTTTTCTGCTTATGCTTCATTGCTGAATGATTGGAAAAATAAGCTGTTGGCATTGCCAAAGAAACGCCGCAAAGATACCATTAACCTGAATCATCTGAAGGAAATAACCCCTGCAAATACTCCGTTTATTATTCCATCGGATTCTTTTCCTGAAAACCAAAACAACTGGTATGTTTTTTCAAGAAATATCGGATTTTCTTTTGGATTATTTTTACCGCCTGCATGTCCTGACTGGACTCGTGTATCTGCTGATGTGCTTCATTTCCTTTCTTATGACGATGAAATAATGCCAACCGATGTTCAGCCAAAGAGAATAAGTGATGATATTGAGAAATATATTAAGATTCATCCTTATTGTAAAGAAAAAGGGCTTAAAATTGGCGTTGTTAACCCCGGTAATGGCAATTTATTGGCAAAGGCAATATGGAATCTTTTAGTTTCGGGAGAAAACAGTGAAGAAAATACTAAAGAATTTCCAAAAATCAAGAGACTTGAAATATCATCCATTGCTCGCCCACCACTTCCTATTGAGATTGAAGGATTTGAGGATGTGTTACGCAAGCAATTTTATTTATTGGAAAATATTGCTGACGATGCCTCAATCTTGACCCCGGCATTTGCACTATCATTGACCAAAAGAACAGAACGCCCTGATTTCCCAAATGGCGAACAGCATGTATCATTTAGTTTTGATGCGTCAAATCCTCAGATTTCATTAGAACAACT is a window from the bacterium genome containing:
- a CDS encoding DUF87 domain-containing protein encodes the protein MICVKMLAYPVRPQATVRQKLEATKLKKGHFMDRLEQFLLEKPMEPPAKNWLERFVNEGDFDFSKWKFPEIQPSDLEGIKLNKPKRKPDGSLVSGCGDIKCEASDAPIIAECETKKKISVSWSTEPKNVQNVAKWQVELIPSREDYDEEVDSGELPQVRKNATQRSGQLSLDIDIDNLGIGWVQVRVTGLDENGTEIVSENGSVIEVLSERIYLQQSQIEDVEPKHKLKVAPNLPFGYLEIAQTYTEKEWRTTPQGWKTGDIDYFSVLVGDSSVCRIEISSILHAFEMKSLSSYEGFGRYSYKVDDLDKFDKDKISSRLPDFANFPSWISEAAERFKKQREVLFKHIRVQQNGIVETADWESEFAKTTLFNRARLYAEAYSQLLETILNAKQQAVQERQEMLQFFLSIDSVELEICYNTGNQKALILLPTHPHRMLWFSAYASLLNDWKNKLLALPKKRRKDTINLNHLKEITPANTPFIIPSDSFPENQNNWYVFSRNIGFSFGLFLPPACPDWTRVSADVLHFLSYDDEIMPTDVQPKRISDDIEKYIKIHPYCKEKGLKIGVVNPGNGNLLAKAIWNLLVSGENSEENTKEFPKIKRLEISSIARPPLPIEIEGFEDVLRKQFYLLENIADDASILTPAFALSLTKRTERPDFPNGEQHVSFSFDASNPQISLEQLLETTTESISFYGLMNRWQTDSSSEYGQLKWRYWLAVSKPERFERHPIDPKFTDFLLNISKQQSYSLAFLLNPTLSKDAVCCLSSVIGPDERGFIEYLHQQSDWVLTIDRFFGPDFFDSPNDPFLSELSKKYLIDYSPDFSEGIGDRLLVTTCWQDELTQIIASKLEKINLRSNEESVLNLVSALKSLSGTYALQLFEEDHEQNQNTIAIGATLHYLLQNRGKEKFLLIPVYCHPDIFDDAVNLCDFLLVSATQQNIKIICIDSAIEADLSFRSSILENINEWLLKTEEFLQNKYFISQEEMEEKIGVTLERSRLVMLMRYYLSKAVRYNLIDIDGFVKLNDLLSRVEAGKIQPNILKRAYLISPDEDEYKIELPEQNEIKATILGKHVLSESPQPLDYKEQIITGSDEELPLITEEQNREEEYKEILAEQPSDIGSIKTDEIDNADIPSYPESAEITVGKSVNNENVVWKPSVKGSPHVFILGIPGQGKSVTINTLLVELQRKGIGTLTFDFHGQFSDEKNAFRKLCMPTIWNAAEGLPFSPFEADLVSEIGQQSWKTQSFALADIFAYVCELGDIQKDGVFRAISACYKDAKNRGDNTFPTINDMAKKIDQLERKKEIKNVSAKCRPLLEMNVFNHRRLRVAGIFLKVLKEAWLLM